A stretch of the bacterium genome encodes the following:
- a CDS encoding M48 family metalloprotease, producing the protein MKKFLFLFVFISFTGCGSGLNLFSISDDRNFGEDISQEIENDPDTYPLLNRDDYPEAYAYLEDIRDEVLNSGVVDHRDDFDWEVHIINDDEVLNAFATPGGYLYFYTGLIKFLDTEDSLAGVMGHEIAHAAERHSTEMLTTQYGVSTLLAILLGQDQNILVDIAQTFATLDYSRENESDADEHSVAYLAGTFYACNGAADFFEKLIEEDLDGGTPEFLSTHPSPESRVDNINSLANEEGCDTTPSGRDYDAFKDMLP; encoded by the coding sequence ATGAAAAAGTTTTTATTTCTCTTTGTTTTTATTTCTTTTACAGGCTGTGGATCGGGCCTTAATCTTTTTTCTATTAGTGACGATCGTAATTTTGGCGAAGACATTAGCCAAGAAATTGAAAACGACCCCGATACTTACCCCCTTTTAAACCGTGATGACTACCCCGAAGCCTATGCCTATTTAGAAGATATCCGCGATGAAGTTTTAAACAGTGGCGTTGTGGATCATCGTGATGACTTTGACTGGGAAGTTCACATCATTAATGACGACGAAGTTTTAAATGCCTTTGCTACCCCCGGTGGCTACCTTTATTTTTACACAGGGCTTATTAAATTTTTAGACACCGAAGACTCACTAGCAGGCGTGATGGGTCACGAAATTGCCCACGCTGCCGAACGGCATTCTACCGAAATGCTCACCACCCAATATGGCGTATCCACACTCCTCGCCATTTTACTAGGACAAGATCAAAACATTTTGGTAGACATAGCCCAAACTTTTGCCACACTTGATTATTCGCGTGAAAATGAATCTGATGCCGATGAACATTCTGTGGCTTACCTGGCCGGAACATTCTATGCCTGTAACGGCGCCGCCGACTTTTTTGAAAAACTTATCGAAGAAGACTTAGACGGTGGCACTCCCGAATTTTTAAGTACGCACCCCAGCCCCGAATCACGTGTAGACAACATCAATAGCCTGGCCAATGAAGAAGGTTGCGATACCACACCCTCTGGACGTGATTATGACGCTTTTAAGGATATGTTGCCGTAG
- a CDS encoding FAD-binding oxidoreductase, producing MMKIDPPKLKKTALSKIEEIVGLHNLSFSHIDRLNYSRDSNFKSALQNHYNKTECFPDIIVWPQTTEQVQKLVKVAVRHQIPIIPYGGGSGVCGGTLPIYGGMIIDLKKMNRILKVDTQNMLVEAECGILQKVFEDELNRRGFTLGHTPSSILCASLGGCLAARSAGQQSTKYGKIEDMIYDFEVVTGTGEIIRTRNINNISGLDLNQMFVGSEGTLGIITKARLKMYPLPEATLFEGFKFPNMETAIDAIRRILQSGIKPSVVRLYDSLDTLILLSSKHGDSKMKWPGFFKPVSDELKNFGLRLGLKVPSLFQVASRVANAGCLVVFLWEGNKRVVTEEQKISSSIALGLGGQSLGEEPGKFWLQNRYHVSYKASKLFTAGAFTDTIEIAATWDKLHTLYKKMISALKGSVFVMAHLSHVYSDGGSLYFTFVAPMKGLRRSERLYDKVWGKALTTCQKYGGVISHHHGIGRLKAKYMPDEWGEGASLFRALKKTYDPLGIMNPGKLYGDKKDKKKAA from the coding sequence TTGATGAAAATTGATCCGCCCAAGCTTAAAAAGACGGCACTTTCCAAAATTGAGGAAATTGTAGGCCTTCATAACCTTTCTTTTTCTCATATCGATCGCCTCAATTATTCCCGCGATTCCAATTTTAAGAGCGCGCTACAAAATCATTACAATAAAACCGAATGTTTTCCCGATATCATTGTGTGGCCCCAAACTACCGAGCAGGTGCAAAAGCTTGTTAAGGTAGCCGTACGTCACCAAATTCCTATCATTCCCTATGGTGGAGGTTCGGGTGTGTGTGGTGGAACCCTCCCTATATACGGTGGCATGATCATCGACCTTAAAAAAATGAACCGCATTCTTAAGGTTGATACGCAAAACATGCTGGTGGAAGCCGAGTGCGGGATTTTACAAAAAGTTTTTGAAGATGAACTCAATCGCCGCGGGTTTACTTTAGGACATACGCCGTCGTCTATCCTGTGTGCCTCTCTGGGTGGCTGTTTGGCAGCGCGCTCGGCCGGGCAGCAGTCTACCAAGTACGGAAAAATTGAAGACATGATTTACGATTTTGAAGTGGTAACCGGCACTGGCGAAATTATTCGTACACGTAATATCAACAATATATCGGGTCTTGATTTAAACCAGATGTTTGTAGGCAGCGAAGGAACTCTTGGCATTATTACCAAAGCGCGTCTTAAAATGTATCCCTTGCCCGAAGCTACTCTTTTTGAAGGATTTAAATTCCCAAACATGGAAACGGCTATTGATGCCATCCGTCGTATTTTACAATCGGGCATCAAGCCATCGGTAGTGCGCTTGTACGATTCACTTGATACGCTTATTCTCCTTTCGTCCAAACATGGCGATTCTAAAATGAAATGGCCTGGTTTTTTTAAGCCGGTTAGCGACGAACTCAAAAATTTTGGTTTGCGTTTGGGGCTTAAGGTGCCGTCTTTGTTTCAGGTAGCAAGCCGAGTAGCTAATGCCGGTTGTTTGGTGGTTTTTTTATGGGAAGGCAACAAGCGCGTTGTAACGGAAGAACAAAAAATTTCGTCTTCTATTGCGTTAGGTTTAGGCGGGCAAAGTTTGGGTGAAGAACCCGGTAAATTTTGGTTACAAAACAGGTATCATGTTTCCTATAAAGCCTCCAAATTATTTACGGCCGGTGCCTTTACCGACACCATAGAAATTGCCGCTACCTGGGATAAACTCCATACGCTTTATAAAAAAATGATTTCTGCCTTAAAGGGTAGCGTTTTTGTGATGGCGCATCTCTCGCATGTGTATTCCGATGGCGGTTCTCTTTATTTTACTTTTGTTGCTCCCATGAAAGGGCTACGTCGATCGGAAAGACTTTACGATAAGGTTTGGGGAAAAGCACTCACCACCTGCCAAAAATATGGAGGCGTTATCAGTCATCACCACGGTATTGGGCGTTTAAAAGCCAAGTACATGCCCGATGAATGGGGCGAAGGTGCCTCTTTGTTTCGTGCTCTTAAAAAAACGTACGATCCGTTAGGTATTATGAATCCCGGTAAATTGTATGGCGATAAAAAAGATAAAAAGAAAGCTGCATAA
- a CDS encoding ParA family protein has translation MITEKIKELINQEISKNSVGQTEGNKKAKVIAICSQKGGVGKTTTAVNLGAALSQFHKKRILVVDLDPQGHVEKSLGAIIPEGVEYTPLSSILIAKKGNILDSVIKTDINSFHITPGDKALYETEGVLTTKIGRELILSQSLKLARTHYDYIILDCPPNLGNLTINALCASDYAIVPCEMSVLAFEGVTDLLESLEMINERLNPKLKVLGVLFTRVDGRNITMNELVEQNLKSFFKGNIFKSRITVNTDLNKAQLEGRPVFDYSPSSTGSNNYQHFADELLKQIAGRKTKEARS, from the coding sequence ATGATTACAGAAAAGATTAAGGAACTCATTAACCAGGAAATTTCTAAAAATAGTGTTGGGCAAACCGAAGGGAATAAAAAAGCCAAAGTAATTGCCATCTGCTCGCAAAAAGGCGGCGTGGGTAAAACAACCACGGCTGTTAATTTGGGTGCTGCACTCTCGCAATTTCATAAAAAAAGAATTTTAGTGGTAGATCTCGATCCACAGGGCCATGTTGAAAAATCTTTGGGAGCCATTATTCCCGAAGGCGTAGAATACACACCACTGTCATCAATACTCATTGCTAAAAAAGGAAATATTTTAGACTCGGTAATAAAAACCGATATCAATTCGTTTCATATTACCCCCGGCGATAAAGCTTTGTACGAAACTGAAGGGGTGCTCACCACCAAAATTGGTCGCGAACTTATTTTGTCGCAATCGCTTAAATTAGCACGCACTCATTACGACTACATCATTTTAGACTGCCCTCCCAATTTGGGCAATTTAACCATCAACGCACTCTGCGCCTCCGATTACGCCATCGTTCCCTGCGAAATGTCGGTTTTGGCTTTTGAAGGGGTAACCGATTTACTTGAAAGTTTGGAAATGATTAACGAGCGCCTAAACCCCAAGCTTAAGGTGTTGGGCGTTTTGTTTACACGCGTAGACGGCCGCAACATCACCATGAATGAACTGGTGGAACAAAATTTAAAAAGCTTTTTTAAAGGAAATATTTTTAAAAGTCGCATCACGGTAAATACCGATCTTAATAAAGCCCAACTGGAGGGACGTCCGGTTTTTGATTATTCGCCCTCTTCCACGGGTTCTAACAATTATCAGCACTTTGCCGATGAATTACTCAAGCAAATTGCCGGACGTAAAACCAAGGAAGCGCGCTCCTAA
- a CDS encoding thrombospondin type 3 repeat-containing protein: MKKSIPLTGVILLLLTFIACGGGSSGGNGPDKGEGAKCGIGDTDCDGITDGCDFNPDVAYDQEVAAAALLSGKTEGVQTVPFTAKCDEDGDGFFDDLDGCADKDKGTFMCDNCPGTPNKDQEDADGDGRGDVCETACDALGGDSDFDKICDNKDNCPRIPNNDQNPLACAKDKDGDGYEGSANGGNGEDCDDSDPLVHPDSEEPEVFLGTDYNCDGDKGDIDKAVFVKLGYSGTTFNGTQGSLANPYTNLAEALGDDKVVDGSTLVVFNGDSEVDAALNVSKSVSILGGYYCTNQNTGLAACDTIDHVTRDFNTQGYPTHITSLTADKSTLFNITGANVIVDGINMRVKGGYKAVSYDAPDTDHVKFTLQNSVIVNEASASMTNQIVYINIEDLTHFHADPTINIVNNNISTATGTGTPSEVFAIKIEQADLDDLVELNIHKNIVKLDVPGTLLYGIYVSCAEEGKTFSGTFASITNNEITIASATSNYGIKMLRYGFEIIKNKIVIKDEIFTSYQTGSKSIGIESVDSYLALANVVGNYMAISLGSGNKTYTINAFNGSNTNLAMFNNTVKTDSYGEGEGVIQLQNFDNRSIKIANNIILTENGLSVAIQEIDPDSQAETAAEENWTVDLVKNNIFDSDFDADQYGHAGVYGDIDSLYDNPECSDLTSARDDQTAIDTYIGSCATDICDNDPGYNPREAGDVIACLATYKSYCNSVRIVHCSEEHYSYYDTVADMEAALGATVASDNVSASEASLSISENYKVHGGPAISARVYPIPADLLKYYDTDLDGNPRQADGHIDIGCYEYTPAPDAQ; this comes from the coding sequence ATGAAAAAGTCCATCCCTTTAACTGGTGTTATTTTACTTCTTTTAACTTTTATTGCCTGCGGTGGCGGGTCGTCGGGTGGTAATGGTCCGGATAAAGGAGAAGGTGCTAAATGTGGTATCGGCGATACCGATTGCGATGGCATTACTGACGGGTGTGATTTTAATCCTGATGTTGCTTACGACCAGGAAGTGGCAGCAGCTGCGTTGTTATCGGGTAAAACAGAAGGAGTACAAACTGTTCCGTTTACGGCAAAGTGTGATGAGGATGGTGATGGATTTTTTGATGATTTAGATGGTTGTGCCGATAAAGATAAAGGGACTTTCATGTGTGACAATTGTCCCGGTACTCCAAATAAAGACCAAGAGGATGCCGATGGTGATGGCCGTGGTGATGTTTGTGAAACGGCTTGTGATGCCTTGGGTGGTGATAGTGATTTTGATAAAATTTGTGATAACAAAGATAACTGCCCGCGTATACCCAATAACGATCAAAATCCGCTTGCCTGTGCAAAAGATAAAGATGGTGATGGATATGAAGGGAGTGCCAATGGTGGGAATGGGGAAGATTGTGATGATAGTGACCCGTTAGTGCATCCCGATTCTGAGGAGCCTGAAGTATTTTTGGGCACCGATTATAACTGTGACGGTGATAAGGGTGATATAGATAAGGCCGTTTTTGTTAAATTAGGTTATTCAGGCACTACCTTTAATGGCACTCAAGGAAGTTTAGCAAATCCTTATACAAATTTAGCTGAAGCCTTAGGTGACGACAAGGTAGTAGATGGAAGCACGCTTGTTGTTTTTAATGGCGATAGTGAAGTAGATGCAGCTCTTAATGTAAGTAAATCAGTTTCAATTTTAGGTGGTTATTATTGTACAAATCAAAACACCGGTTTAGCCGCTTGTGATACTATCGATCACGTAACCCGTGACTTTAATACTCAAGGTTATCCCACACATATTACATCTCTAACGGCCGACAAAAGTACCCTTTTTAATATTACCGGAGCTAATGTGATAGTGGATGGTATCAATATGCGTGTAAAAGGTGGGTATAAGGCTGTTTCTTATGATGCTCCCGATACTGATCACGTAAAATTTACCTTGCAGAATTCTGTTATCGTGAATGAAGCTTCTGCATCCATGACTAATCAAATTGTTTATATAAATATTGAAGATCTTACACACTTTCATGCAGATCCAACCATCAATATTGTAAATAACAATATTAGTACAGCAACTGGAACCGGCACACCCTCAGAAGTGTTTGCTATAAAAATTGAACAAGCAGATTTGGATGATTTGGTTGAATTAAATATTCATAAAAACATAGTGAAGCTTGATGTGCCGGGCACGCTTTTATATGGTATTTATGTAAGTTGTGCAGAAGAAGGTAAAACCTTTTCAGGGACATTTGCCTCTATCACCAATAATGAGATTACCATTGCATCGGCAACAAGTAACTACGGTATCAAAATGTTAAGATACGGGTTTGAAATAATTAAAAACAAAATTGTTATTAAAGATGAAATATTCACGTCTTATCAAACGGGCTCAAAAAGCATTGGCATAGAGTCTGTTGATTCATATCTTGCCTTAGCCAATGTAGTTGGCAATTATATGGCCATAAGTTTGGGGTCTGGTAATAAAACATATACTATTAATGCTTTTAATGGGAGTAATACAAACTTGGCCATGTTTAACAATACTGTTAAAACCGATTCATATGGTGAGGGTGAAGGTGTTATTCAACTTCAAAATTTTGATAATAGAAGTATAAAAATAGCCAATAACATTATTCTCACAGAAAATGGTTTGTCGGTAGCTATTCAAGAAATTGATCCCGATTCCCAGGCCGAAACGGCTGCAGAAGAAAACTGGACTGTTGATTTGGTAAAAAATAATATTTTTGATTCGGACTTTGATGCTGATCAATATGGGCATGCCGGGGTTTATGGCGATATTGATTCTTTATACGATAACCCGGAATGTTCAGACCTTACCAGTGCAAGAGACGATCAGACGGCTATTGATACATATATTGGATCGTGCGCTACAGATATTTGTGATAATGATCCGGGTTATAACCCAAGGGAAGCTGGAGATGTGATAGCATGCTTGGCAACGTATAAGTCTTATTGCAACTCAGTAAGAATAGTTCACTGCTCTGAGGAGCATTATAGCTACTATGATACTGTTGCCGATATGGAAGCGGCCTTGGGTGCAACAGTTGCTAGCGATAACGTTTCGGCCTCTGAAGCAAGCTTGTCCATATCTGAAAACTATAAGGTGCATGGTGGCCCGGCTATTTCTGCTAGAGTGTATCCCATTCCAGCTGATTTGCTAAAATATTATGATACGGATCTTGATGGCAATCCACGTCAGGCTGATGGTCATATCGACATTGGTTGTTACGAATATACGCCAGCGCCTGACGCTCAATAA